One Triplophysa dalaica isolate WHDGS20190420 chromosome 1, ASM1584641v1, whole genome shotgun sequence DNA segment encodes these proteins:
- the nudt19 gene encoding nucleoside diphosphate-linked moiety X motif 19, whose translation MNTALKHWREAATVIVTAGMRHAQSAECLRAAVDKVTAPSCVPHTSAFDYEVLLLKRSGKSGFMPNAYVFPGGLVDASDFSSEWQDIFKSFLKAPNYGVGVVKQPQETRPPIFATDRVKLGSPIPGDVAFRICAVRETFEESGVLLVVPKREESSIYLHTGNVNAHDTQPAITRLILPWDKDVLSKWRSLVINNPANFINMCKELQCLPNIWALHEWGNWLTPTGVYSKHRRYDTAFYICCLQETPYTLQDEKEIIHFKWSTPSEVLHRYKSRELWIAPPQLYDLGRMCRFPALMELHHFACQRSLEGCEQWLPINLISDNYIISILPGDDLYLENVDCSGKRDGPLITDKSLKELQSSSSDLHRFISQDLYTVSLNVNISPKYNHLQPLSIQAVDGDFKTSSKL comes from the exons ATGAACACAGCGTTGAAACACTGGCGAGAGGCCGCGACGGTGATCGTGACGGCCGGGATGAGACACGCTCAGAGTGCGGAGTGTCTGAGAGCTGCTGTGGATAAAGTCACTGCTCCGTCCTGTGTACCGCACACATCCGCGTTTGACTACGAAGTCCTGCTGCTGAAACGAAGCGGTAAGAGCGGCTTCATGCCCAACGCATATGTGTTTCCCGGGGGTCTGGTGGATGCGTCCGACTTCTCGAGCGAGTGGCAGGACATCTTTAAATCCTTCCTTAAAGCGCCCAACTACGGCGTTGGAGTCGTGAAACAGCCACAGGAGACCAGGCCACCTATTTTCGCCACTGACAGAGTTAAACTGGGGTCTCCCATCCCGGGAGATGTCGCATTCAGAATTTGTGCCGTGAGAGAGACCTTCGAGGAGTCTGGGGTGCTCCTGGTCGTTCCCAAACGCGAGGAAAGCAGTATTTATTTACACACGGGTAACGTTAATGCACATGACACCCAACCGGCCATCACCAGATTGATCTTACCGTGGGACAAAGACGTGCTGTCTAAGTGGAGATCTTTAGTTATCAATAACCCTGctaattttattaatatgtgCAAAGAGCTCCAGTGTCTTCCTAACATCTGGGCTCTGCACGAGTGGGGGAACTGGTTGACTCCCACAGGTGTGTACAGCAAACACAGGAGATACGATACTGCCTTTTACATCTGTTGTTTGCAGGAGACTCCGTATACTCTTCAAGACGAGAAGGAGATAATTCACTTTAAG TGGTCCACTCCCTCTGAAGTGCTGCATCGCTATAAATCAAGGGAATTATGGATAGCGCCACCACAGCTCTATGACCTCGGACGAATGTGCCGCTTTCCTGCGCTCATGGAGCTGCATCACTTTGCCTGTCAGAGGTCTCTGGAGGGCTGTGAGCAATGGCTGCCTATTAACCTCATTTCTGATAACTACATCATATCTATTTTGCCAG GTGATGATCTGTACCTAGAGAACGTGGACTGTTCTGGAAAGCGTGACGGGCCATTGATAACTGACAAGAGTCTCAAGGAGCTCCAGAGCTCCAGTTCAGACCTTCACCGCTTCATCAGTCAGGATCTATACACAGTATCTCTCAACGTGAACATCAGCCCCAAGTATAACCATCTGCAGCCTCTGAGCATTCAAGCTGTGGATGGTGACTTCAAAACCAGCAGTAAACTCTGA
- the slc7a9 gene encoding b(0,+)-type amino acid transporter 1: MMDEEKKKTATHNGSIKGVGETNMQDQPKAAALQKNVGLLSSICLIVGTMIGSGIFISPKSVLEGTGAVGPSLCVWAACGVLATLGALCYAELGTMITKSGGEYPYLMEGFGPVLAYLYSWTTVIVLKPSSFAIIALSCAEYASTPFYPGCTPPQVITKCLAAACILIITVVNCLSVKLAFRVQNFFTAAKLLIIVVIVVSGIVLLAQGNTQNFKDSFTGASTSFGAIGLAFYNGLWAYDGWNQLNFITEELKNPYRNLPLAIIIGIPLVTVCYILVNIAYFSVMTPVELLQSPAVAVTFGDRVLYPLSWVVPLFVVFSTFGAANGSCFTAGRLTYVAGREGHMVRILSYISVKRYTPAPALIFNGIVSIIYTIPADINTLINYFSFAQWVFYGLTCAALIVMRFTRKELYRPVKIPIIIPVVVVIVSCYLVLAPIIDKPEIEYLYCTLFIVGGLLLYVPLIHFKFNWIRNIMRPITLHLQLLMEVVPAEKTE, translated from the exons ATGATGGATGAGGAGAAGAAAAAGACGGCCACTCACAATGGGAGCATCAAAGGGGTTGGTGAAACAAATATGCAAGATCAGCCAAAAGCAGCAGCTCTGCAAAAGAAT GTGGGTCTGTTAAGTAGTATTTGTCTAATAGTGGGAACAATGATCGGCTCAGGGATCTTCATTTCTCCTAAATCGGTTCTTGAGGGAACTGGTGCAGTGGGTccaagtctgtgtgtgtgggctgCATGTGGTGTGCTGGCTACTCTGG gggCCCTCTGCTACGCTGAGCTCGGCACAATGATCACTAAGTCCGGTGGTGAATATCCGTATCTGATGGAGGGTTTTGGGCCAGTGCTGGCATATCTGTACTCCTGGACCACAGTTATTGTGTTAAAGCCTTCATCTTTTGCCATCATTGCTTTAAGTTGTGCAGAGTACGCCTCCACACCATTTTACCCAGGATGCACCCCTCCTCAAGTCATCACCAAATGCCTGGCTGCTGCGTGTATCT TAATAATAACTGTGGTGAACTGTCTGAGTGTGAAGCTGGCGTTCAGAGTGCAGAACTTTTTCACAGCAGCTAAACTCTTGATTATTGTCGTCATTGTGGTGTCAGGGATTGTTCTGCTGGCTCAAG GAAATACACAGAATTTCAAAGATTCATTTACAGGGGCATCAACATCATTTGGAGCAATTGGTCTGGCTTTTTACAATGGTCTTTGGGCTTATGATGGATG GAATCAGCTCAACTTCATTACAGAGGAGCTAAAGAATCCATACAG gaaTCTTCCATTGGCAATCATTATTGGAATTCCCTTGGTTACTGTGTGCTATATACTTGTCAACATTGCATATTTCAGTGTCATGACCCCTGTTGAACTTCTACAGTCTCCTGCTGTTGCTGTG ACTTTTGGTGACAGAGTGCTGTATCCATTATCATGGGTTGTGCCTTTATTTGTGGTCTTCTCCACTTTTGGTGCAGCCAACGGGAGCTGTTTTACCGCAGGCAG GTTAACGTACGTGGCCGGACGGGAGGGTCACATGGTTAGGATCTTGTCGTACATCAGTGTGAAACGTTACACACCAGCGCCAGCTCTCATTTTTAAT GGCATCGTGTCAATCATCTACACCATCCCAGCAGACATAAACACCCTCattaattatttcagttttgCTCAGTGGGTTTTCTATGGCCTCACATGTGCAGCGCTCATTGTTATGAGATTCACTAGAAAGGAACTTTACAGACCTGTGAAG ATTCCTATAATAATTCCAGTAGTGGTAGTGATTGTGTCCTGTTATCTGGTTCTCGCTCCCATCATTGACAAGCCTGAAATTGAGTACCTTTACTGCACATTGTTTATAGTGGGTGGTCTTCTTTTGTATGTACCCCTCATTCACTTCAAATTCAACTGGATCCGTAACATCATGA GGCCAATAACCCTGCATCTTCAGCTGCTAATGGAAGTCGTTCCTGCTGAAAAGACTGAGTAA